One Megasphaera vaginalis (ex Bordigoni et al. 2020) DNA window includes the following coding sequences:
- the atpG gene encoding ATP synthase F1 subunit gamma yields the protein MPSAREINRRIKSVTNTQQITKAMKMVSSVRLRRAQERALATASYTEKIEGMLQRLSAAAGSSDSPLFEQRDVKRTCYIIIGSDKGLAGAFNANINKTMTAVLQSRDKDALTIYASGRKPNEYLRHLRVTPAERWSGFSDKPQFTHAQQLADKAVAAFLDGTVDEVYVIYTKFRSALSQEVITERLLPIMPATVKKEGPSEEYFFVPDAQQVLETLLPHYVQMFLYNGLLQSAASELGARMTAMTSATDNAGELIERLTVNYNKVRQAGITNELTEIVSGANAL from the coding sequence ATGCCGAGTGCACGCGAAATAAACAGGCGGATTAAGTCCGTTACCAATACGCAGCAAATCACGAAGGCCATGAAGATGGTATCTTCCGTGCGTTTGCGCCGTGCACAGGAACGGGCTTTGGCAACGGCTTCTTATACAGAAAAGATAGAAGGCATGTTGCAGCGCCTGTCGGCGGCGGCCGGCAGCAGTGACAGCCCTCTTTTCGAACAGCGTGACGTCAAACGCACCTGCTATATCATCATCGGCTCCGACAAAGGTCTGGCTGGCGCCTTTAACGCCAACATCAACAAGACCATGACCGCCGTCCTGCAAAGCCGGGATAAAGATGCGCTCACCATCTACGCCAGCGGCAGGAAACCGAACGAATACTTAAGGCATCTGCGGGTGACGCCGGCAGAACGGTGGAGCGGTTTTTCCGATAAGCCGCAGTTCACGCATGCGCAGCAGCTGGCTGATAAAGCTGTCGCCGCCTTCCTTGACGGTACCGTTGATGAAGTGTATGTCATCTATACGAAATTCCGCTCGGCGTTGTCGCAGGAAGTCATTACGGAACGGCTGCTGCCGATCATGCCGGCGACGGTAAAGAAAGAAGGGCCGTCGGAAGAATATTTCTTCGTTCCCGATGCGCAGCAGGTGTTGGAAACGCTGTTGCCCCATTATGTGCAGATGTTTTTGTACAACGGCCTTCTCCAATCGGCGGCCAGCGAGTTGGGCGCGCGGATGACGGCCATGACGTCGGCGACGGATAATGCCGGCGAATTGATCGAACGGCTGACAGTTAACTATAATAAAGTACGTCAGGCAGGCATTACGAATGAATTGACGGAAATCGTCAGCGGAGCGAATGCCCTGTAA
- a CDS encoding class I SAM-dependent rRNA methyltransferase, giving the protein MRPYAKLYLTRKGERAARSGHPWVFGEEVTAVDGAYETGDLVDVCSDKGRYLGTGFANDISKIRVRLLSNNANDTFTEDFWRRRVRYAVAYRRTVMGETDFSCCRLIFGDADQLPGLTVDLYRDVLVAQTLCYGMDTVKDVIFRALVEELKQYGVAVRGIYERNDVSVRELDGLTMNKGWYEADFLPSPGSVITEIEENGITYAVDVENGQKTGFFLDQKYNRLAVAKLAAGRRVLDCFTHTGAFALNAASGGALSVTAVDISAEAVAQTNANIRRNHREDRVFAVQDNVFDLLTQLSEEKRHDFDFIILDPPAFTKSGHTLRNAVRGYKEINRKAMKLLPRGGYLATCSCSHFMTDELFRAMLRDAAADAGVCLRQIEGRQQSPDHPILWNVPETNYLKFYLFQVV; this is encoded by the coding sequence ATGAGACCTTACGCCAAATTATACTTGACACGCAAAGGGGAAAGGGCCGCGCGGAGCGGGCATCCCTGGGTTTTCGGAGAAGAAGTGACCGCCGTTGACGGCGCTTACGAGACCGGTGATCTCGTCGACGTCTGTTCCGATAAGGGACGCTATCTCGGTACGGGTTTCGCCAACGACATTTCCAAGATCCGCGTGCGCCTTCTTTCGAACAATGCCAACGATACCTTTACGGAAGATTTCTGGCGGCGCCGTGTCCGATATGCTGTCGCCTATCGCCGTACCGTAATGGGCGAAACCGATTTTTCCTGCTGCCGCCTGATCTTTGGCGATGCCGACCAACTGCCGGGCCTGACGGTCGATCTTTATCGCGACGTTCTCGTTGCGCAAACGCTGTGTTACGGCATGGATACGGTCAAGGACGTCATCTTTCGCGCCCTGGTTGAAGAGTTGAAGCAATACGGTGTCGCCGTCCGCGGCATTTATGAACGGAACGACGTGAGCGTCCGGGAACTCGACGGCCTGACGATGAACAAGGGTTGGTACGAAGCGGACTTTTTGCCTTCGCCGGGCTCCGTTATTACGGAAATTGAAGAAAACGGCATCACTTATGCAGTCGATGTGGAAAACGGACAGAAGACGGGTTTCTTTCTGGACCAGAAATATAATCGCCTGGCTGTCGCCAAACTGGCTGCGGGACGCCGCGTCCTGGACTGTTTCACCCATACGGGCGCCTTTGCGCTGAACGCCGCTTCAGGCGGCGCGCTGTCCGTAACGGCTGTCGATATATCCGCCGAGGCCGTAGCGCAGACGAATGCGAATATTCGCCGCAATCACCGGGAAGATCGCGTGTTTGCCGTTCAGGACAATGTTTTCGATCTGCTGACGCAGCTGTCCGAAGAAAAGCGGCATGATTTCGATTTTATCATCCTCGATCCGCCGGCTTTCACCAAATCCGGCCATACGCTTCGCAATGCTGTGCGCGGCTACAAGGAGATCAATCGGAAGGCGATGAAGCTCCTGCCGCGCGGCGGCTATCTGGCGACCTGTTCCTGTTCCCATTTCATGACGGACGAGCTTTTCCGCGCCATGCTGCGTGACGCGGCGGCCGATGCCGGCGTTTGCCTGCGCCAGATCGAAGGCCGTCAGCAGTCGCCGGACCACCCGATTCTCTGGAACGTGCCGGAAACGAATTATCTGAAATTCTATCTTTTTCAAGTCGTCTGA
- the hslV gene encoding ATP-dependent protease subunit HslV, whose amino-acid sequence MAEATFHATTIVAVQKDGKVAIAGDGQVTMGNSVIMKGTAKKVRRLYHGKIISGFAGSVADAFSLFDKFEDKLNEHNGNLVRSAVELAKDWRSDKILHKLEALLLVADKDKILLLSGNGEVIEPDDGISAIGSGGMYALAAARALQQNTTLSAAEIAEKSLHIAADICVFTNHHIIVEEL is encoded by the coding sequence ATGGCTGAGGCAACATTTCATGCTACGACGATCGTAGCCGTACAAAAAGACGGGAAAGTCGCCATTGCCGGCGACGGCCAGGTGACGATGGGGAATTCGGTAATCATGAAGGGAACGGCGAAAAAAGTGCGGCGTCTCTATCACGGCAAGATCATCAGCGGTTTTGCCGGCTCCGTAGCCGACGCCTTTTCCCTTTTTGATAAATTTGAAGACAAGCTGAACGAGCATAACGGCAATCTCGTTCGCAGCGCCGTAGAGCTGGCGAAAGATTGGCGCAGCGATAAGATCCTGCACAAGCTGGAAGCGCTGCTTCTGGTAGCGGACAAGGACAAAATCCTCCTCTTGTCCGGCAACGGCGAAGTTATTGAGCCGGACGACGGAATTTCCGCCATCGGCTCCGGCGGCATGTACGCCTTGGCGGCGGCGCGGGCGCTGCAGCAGAACACGACGCTGTCGGCCGCTGAAATTGCCGAAAAATCGCTGCACATTGCTGCCGACATCTGTGTCTTTACGAATCACCATATTATTGTCGAAGAATTGTAA
- a CDS encoding F0F1 ATP synthase subunit epsilon, with the protein MAETGRTIRLEVITPDVTVFNDDVNFVRVRALDGDLGIMPNHAPLIASLRIWPLVYDKEGTRDCMTIAGGFLEVNENKITVITPSSELSKQIDRRRAEKAKERAEKRLSERAENLDAERAQLALKRALSRIKACNGPKDI; encoded by the coding sequence ATGGCAGAAACCGGCAGAACCATCCGCTTGGAAGTCATTACGCCTGATGTTACCGTCTTTAACGATGACGTGAATTTCGTTCGCGTTCGCGCGTTGGACGGGGATTTGGGCATCATGCCGAATCATGCGCCGCTTATCGCCTCTTTGCGTATTTGGCCGCTAGTCTACGACAAAGAAGGCACGCGTGACTGCATGACCATTGCAGGCGGATTTTTGGAAGTCAATGAAAATAAGATTACCGTCATTACGCCGTCATCGGAATTGTCAAAACAGATTGACAGACGACGTGCGGAAAAAGCGAAGGAACGGGCTGAAAAGCGCCTTAGCGAACGGGCGGAAAATCTTGATGCCGAACGGGCTCAATTAGCCTTAAAACGGGCGCTGAGCCGAATTAAAGCCTGTAACGGGCCGAAAGATATATAA
- the atpD gene encoding F0F1 ATP synthase subunit beta — MSNNIGKVIQVIGPVIDVRFSAEEDLPAIYTAIHVTGGEGAQSVDLVAEVMQHLGDDVVRCVAMSSTDGLVRGMSAENTGNPIKIPVGKGVLGRIFNVLGETVDKVDDKVEADEYWPIHRPVPKYEDQSPETEILETGIKVVDLIAPYVKGGKIGLFGGAGVGKTVLIMELIHNVATEHGGYSVFTGVGERTREGNDLWNEMKESGVINKTALVYGQMNEPPGARMRVGLTGLTMAEYFRDKEHQDVLLFIDNIFRFIQAGSEVSALLGRIPSAVGYQPTLGTDVGALQERITSTKNGSITSVQAVYVPADDLTDPAPAATFAHLDATTVLSRQIAELGIYPAVDPLDSTSRILDPHIIGEDHYETARAVQSILQKYNDLQDIIAILGIDELSEEDKLTVARARKIQRFLSQPFAVAEQFTGQEGRYVPLKETIAGFKEILSGKCDDMPEQAFYMVGNIQEAYEKAKTLKGE; from the coding sequence ATGAGTAATAATATTGGGAAAGTAATTCAGGTTATCGGACCTGTAATTGACGTGCGGTTTTCTGCAGAAGAAGACTTGCCGGCAATTTATACCGCCATTCATGTTACCGGCGGTGAAGGCGCTCAGTCCGTTGACCTCGTAGCTGAAGTCATGCAGCACCTGGGCGATGACGTCGTCCGTTGTGTTGCCATGAGCTCTACCGACGGGCTGGTACGCGGCATGAGCGCCGAAAATACGGGAAACCCCATCAAGATTCCCGTAGGGAAAGGCGTATTGGGACGTATTTTCAACGTCCTCGGTGAAACGGTAGATAAGGTAGACGATAAAGTGGAAGCCGATGAATATTGGCCGATCCATCGTCCCGTTCCGAAATATGAAGACCAGTCGCCGGAAACGGAGATCCTTGAAACGGGGATCAAAGTCGTCGATCTGATCGCGCCGTACGTAAAAGGCGGCAAGATCGGTCTCTTCGGCGGCGCCGGCGTCGGCAAGACGGTTTTGATCATGGAACTGATCCACAATGTCGCGACGGAACACGGCGGCTACTCCGTATTTACCGGCGTAGGCGAACGGACGCGTGAAGGCAACGACTTGTGGAACGAAATGAAGGAATCAGGCGTTATTAATAAGACGGCATTGGTTTACGGACAGATGAACGAACCGCCCGGAGCCCGTATGCGCGTCGGCCTGACCGGTCTTACGATGGCGGAATATTTCCGCGACAAAGAACATCAGGACGTTTTGCTCTTTATCGATAATATTTTCCGTTTCATTCAGGCCGGTTCGGAAGTATCGGCTCTGCTCGGCCGTATACCGTCGGCCGTAGGCTATCAGCCGACGCTGGGAACCGACGTCGGCGCCCTGCAGGAACGCATTACGTCGACGAAGAACGGTTCCATCACGTCGGTACAGGCCGTTTACGTGCCTGCCGACGACTTGACGGACCCCGCGCCGGCAGCCACCTTCGCGCATTTGGATGCGACGACGGTTCTGTCGCGTCAGATCGCCGAACTCGGTATTTACCCGGCCGTCGATCCTCTCGATTCGACGTCTCGTATCCTCGATCCCCACATTATCGGCGAAGATCATTATGAAACGGCCCGCGCCGTACAATCAATCTTGCAGAAGTATAACGACTTGCAGGATATCATTGCCATTCTCGGTATCGACGAATTGTCGGAAGAAGATAAGCTGACAGTTGCCCGTGCCCGTAAGATTCAGCGTTTCCTGAGTCAACCCTTTGCCGTTGCCGAACAGTTTACCGGTCAGGAAGGCCGCTACGTTCCCTTGAAGGAAACGATTGCAGGCTTCAAAGAAATTCTTTCCGGCAAGTGCGACGATATGCCGGAACAAGCGTTCTACATGGTCGGCAATATTCAGGAAGCATATGAAAAGGCCAAGACTCTGAAAGGAGAATAG
- the trmFO gene encoding methylenetetrahydrofolate--tRNA-(uracil(54)-C(5))-methyltransferase (FADH(2)-oxidizing) TrmFO, translated as MKNSVLVIGAGLAGSEAAWQLARRGIPVELAEMRPAVPSPAHHTELFAELVCSNSFRAANIENAVGLLKEEMRRLGSLIMTAADRHRVPAGGALAVDRFPFSQTVTEALRHHPLVTVRQEEIQSLPDDQIVIVATGPLTSPAMTAAIQRLTGEAYFHFHDAAAPIVTVESLDMTKVYRAARYGKGGADYLNCPFTEEEYKRFWQELTTAECAELHDFEKDDSVFEGCMPVEVMAGRGIDTLRYGPMKPVGLELPGSGALPYAVVQLRQDNGGATLYNIVGFQTHLKFPEQKRVFSLIPGLEHAEFVRYGVMHRNSYINSPELLLPTLQYRKEPRLFFAGQLTGVEGYLESAAMGLLAGVNGARLLQGKACLTLSGQTAIGALSRYIAAGPNENFQPMNINFGIMDPLGLKKKMKKREKNALLAQRALAEIDQVKEWI; from the coding sequence ATGAAGAATAGCGTACTTGTTATCGGCGCCGGTCTGGCGGGGTCCGAAGCGGCCTGGCAGCTTGCGCGGCGCGGCATTCCCGTCGAATTGGCAGAAATGCGGCCCGCCGTGCCGTCGCCGGCCCATCATACGGAACTTTTTGCAGAATTGGTTTGCAGCAACTCGTTTCGCGCCGCCAATATTGAAAATGCCGTAGGTCTGTTGAAAGAAGAAATGCGGCGTCTCGGCTCGCTGATCATGACTGCCGCCGACAGGCACCGCGTGCCGGCAGGAGGCGCGCTGGCCGTCGATCGCTTTCCCTTCAGTCAAACGGTGACCGAGGCGCTGCGGCACCATCCGTTGGTTACGGTTCGCCAAGAAGAAATACAGTCCCTGCCGGACGATCAGATCGTCATCGTCGCTACAGGGCCGTTGACCAGTCCGGCCATGACGGCGGCGATACAGCGGCTGACAGGGGAGGCGTACTTCCACTTTCACGACGCGGCGGCGCCGATCGTCACTGTCGAGTCCCTCGATATGACGAAGGTCTACCGTGCCGCCCGTTACGGCAAAGGCGGCGCCGATTATTTGAACTGCCCCTTTACGGAAGAAGAATATAAGCGATTCTGGCAGGAATTGACGACGGCTGAATGCGCCGAACTCCATGACTTTGAAAAAGATGACAGCGTCTTTGAAGGCTGTATGCCCGTCGAAGTTATGGCCGGCCGCGGTATCGACACGCTGCGGTACGGACCGATGAAGCCGGTAGGGCTCGAATTGCCGGGAAGCGGCGCCTTGCCTTACGCCGTCGTGCAGCTTCGTCAGGACAACGGCGGCGCGACGCTATACAATATCGTCGGTTTTCAGACCCACCTGAAATTTCCCGAACAGAAACGGGTCTTTTCCCTTATTCCGGGGCTGGAACACGCCGAATTTGTCCGTTACGGCGTCATGCATCGCAATTCGTACATCAATTCGCCGGAGCTCCTGCTGCCGACGCTGCAATACCGCAAGGAGCCGCGGCTCTTTTTCGCCGGTCAGCTTACGGGCGTGGAAGGCTACCTGGAATCGGCGGCGATGGGGCTGCTGGCAGGCGTCAACGGCGCCAGGCTCTTACAGGGCAAAGCGTGCCTGACCCTTTCCGGGCAAACGGCCATCGGCGCCCTAAGCCGGTATATTGCCGCCGGTCCGAACGAAAACTTCCAGCCGATGAATATCAACTTCGGCATTATGGACCCCCTCGGGCTCAAAAAGAAAATGAAAAAGCGGGAAAAAAATGCCCTTCTGGCACAGCGGGCGTTAGCGGAGATCGACCAGGTTAAGGAGTGGATATAA
- the hslU gene encoding ATP-dependent protease ATPase subunit HslU produces the protein MNESELTPKQIVAELNKYIVGQAAAKKSVAVALRNRWRRKRLSEEMQSEIIPKNILLIGPTGVGKTEIARRLARLVGAPFIKVEATKYTEVGYVGRDVEQMIRDLVANAIRMVQEEEGQRYEAKAEGEANKRILQVLWPKKEATSAQPNNPLGLLFGAPEESPAQPAPQPQDAPSGKRQQLLEDIAAHRMDDREIEIEVTEQDKAIQGILTGNSTEELTNNFQEMLGSIMPKKKKKKKMSIAKAREVFKEEELGKCLDMDVIIEKAVAATEEAGIVFIDEFDKIAEKGHAGGPDVSREGVQRDILPIVEGATVNTKYGPVKTDHILFIAAGAFHVSKPSDLIPELQGRFPIRVELQSLTVDDFRSILTEPNQSLVKQYRALLEADGITLEFTPDGIGAIAEYAYRVNLETENIGARRLHTILEKILEEVAYEAPDREEKEVVVNEAFVAGKLNDVVQNVDLSHYIL, from the coding sequence ATGAACGAAAGTGAATTGACGCCGAAACAGATCGTGGCGGAACTGAATAAATATATTGTCGGTCAGGCAGCGGCGAAAAAATCGGTCGCCGTCGCCTTGCGCAATCGCTGGCGCCGCAAACGGCTGAGCGAAGAGATGCAAAGCGAAATTATTCCCAAGAATATTTTGCTTATCGGCCCGACGGGCGTCGGCAAAACGGAAATTGCCAGGCGGCTGGCCCGTCTCGTCGGCGCGCCTTTTATCAAGGTCGAAGCGACGAAATATACGGAAGTCGGCTACGTCGGCCGTGACGTGGAACAGATGATACGCGATCTTGTCGCCAATGCGATCCGCATGGTACAGGAAGAAGAAGGACAGCGGTATGAAGCCAAGGCCGAAGGGGAAGCCAACAAGCGGATTCTGCAGGTACTCTGGCCGAAAAAAGAGGCGACGTCCGCGCAGCCGAACAATCCGTTGGGACTTCTTTTCGGCGCGCCCGAAGAAAGTCCGGCACAACCGGCGCCGCAGCCGCAGGACGCGCCGTCGGGAAAACGGCAGCAGTTGCTGGAAGATATTGCCGCTCACCGTATGGATGACAGGGAAATCGAAATTGAAGTGACGGAGCAGGATAAGGCGATTCAGGGGATTCTGACGGGCAATTCGACGGAAGAGTTGACGAATAACTTCCAGGAAATGCTCGGCAGCATTATGCCGAAGAAGAAAAAGAAGAAAAAAATGTCCATTGCCAAAGCCCGTGAAGTATTTAAGGAAGAAGAACTGGGCAAGTGTCTCGATATGGACGTCATCATAGAAAAAGCCGTCGCGGCGACGGAAGAAGCCGGTATCGTCTTTATCGACGAATTTGACAAGATCGCCGAAAAAGGACATGCCGGCGGTCCCGACGTTTCCCGTGAAGGCGTGCAGCGCGATATCCTGCCCATCGTCGAAGGCGCGACGGTCAACACCAAATACGGCCCCGTCAAGACGGATCACATTCTCTTTATCGCTGCCGGCGCCTTCCATGTATCGAAGCCGTCCGACCTGATTCCCGAACTGCAGGGCCGTTTTCCGATCCGCGTCGAACTCCAGTCGCTGACTGTCGACGATTTCCGCAGCATTCTGACCGAACCGAATCAATCGCTGGTAAAGCAATACCGGGCCCTTCTCGAAGCCGACGGCATTACGCTGGAATTTACGCCTGACGGGATCGGCGCCATTGCCGAGTACGCTTATCGCGTCAATTTGGAAACGGAAAACATCGGCGCCCGCCGTCTCCATACGATCTTGGAAAAAATTCTGGAAGAAGTGGCCTACGAAGCGCCGGACAGGGAGGAAAAAGAAGTAGTCGTCAATGAGGCCTTCGTCGCCGGTAAACTGAACGACGTCGTCCAAAACGTCGATTTGAGCCATTATATTCTGTAA
- the topA gene encoding type I DNA topoisomerase — MLEFPIKRTIVIDDTKKKSRSRKKKGDDAEKTVISGTVNLPKREPLKKMDPLPKNAKNLVIVESPAKAKTIERFLGPSYKVLASRGHLRDLPRNQFGVDIENEFKPSYTNMYDKKKLIDELRHEYVRSKKVYLATDPDREGEAISWHLAHILDMDLHEPCRVMFHEITKKAVLSGIDEPQPIDLPRVDAQQARRVLDRIVGYKLSPLLWKKVCKGLSAGRVQSVAVRLICEREEEIAAFVPEEYWTVSGVYATDDGLELPAELARINGKKIRINTAEEAEEIAAALQWEKNKRSQDPDLITKVEKRRRKRMPQPPFTTSTMQQECVGKLNFGAKKTMMLAQQLYEGLDIGDKGHVGLITYMRTDSTRINDDMVQAAREFISARYGSEYVPAKAHTYKTKQSSQDAHEAIRPTSLELTPAAVAAYLSRDQLRLYTLIWNRFLASQMAQVETEHMTITIMSGDYEMRAAGYTVLFKGFTELYEDAKNDKTAAVLPQLKTGTVVHNRKIDRQQHFTQPPPRYTEASLIKTLEEKGIGRPSTYAPIMDTIQNRNYVEKKDKQFVPTELGVVIVNLLKEYFEGIINVSFTAHMEEELDAIEQGSDTYAHVLGEFYDVFRPEIEEAEGHMEKVTVAGQDSGQVCERCGAPMVYKFGRFGKFLACSNFPDCRNTKAIVEDLGITCPQCGKGTLIKRKSKRGRIFYGCSTYPECDFVLWNEPVDKKCAKCGSIMTVKHYKKGPDKLFCSNSECENHKKGEIVNEE; from the coding sequence ATGCTGGAATTTCCGATTAAGAGAACGATCGTCATTGACGATACGAAAAAAAAGAGCAGAAGTCGCAAAAAAAAAGGTGACGATGCGGAAAAGACCGTCATCAGCGGCACTGTCAATCTGCCGAAGCGAGAACCGCTGAAAAAGATGGATCCGCTGCCGAAAAACGCCAAAAATCTGGTCATTGTCGAATCGCCGGCCAAGGCGAAGACGATTGAACGCTTCCTGGGTCCGTCCTACAAGGTGCTTGCCAGCCGCGGCCATCTCCGGGATCTGCCGCGCAACCAGTTCGGCGTCGACATTGAAAACGAATTTAAGCCGAGTTATACCAATATGTATGACAAGAAAAAATTGATTGACGAGCTGCGGCATGAATACGTCCGCTCGAAAAAAGTATATCTGGCGACTGACCCGGACCGTGAAGGCGAGGCAATTTCCTGGCATTTGGCCCATATTCTCGATATGGATCTGCACGAGCCGTGCCGCGTCATGTTTCATGAGATTACGAAAAAAGCCGTCCTCAGCGGAATAGATGAGCCGCAGCCCATTGATTTGCCCCGCGTCGACGCGCAGCAGGCACGGCGCGTTCTCGACCGCATCGTCGGTTACAAGCTCAGTCCCCTTTTGTGGAAAAAAGTCTGCAAGGGCTTGAGTGCCGGTCGCGTGCAGTCCGTCGCCGTGCGCCTGATCTGTGAACGGGAAGAAGAAATCGCCGCCTTCGTGCCGGAAGAATACTGGACCGTCAGCGGCGTTTATGCGACGGACGACGGGTTGGAGCTGCCGGCGGAACTGGCGAGAATTAACGGCAAAAAAATCAGAATCAATACGGCGGAAGAAGCGGAAGAGATAGCCGCCGCCCTGCAATGGGAAAAAAATAAACGCAGTCAGGATCCCGATCTGATTACGAAAGTCGAAAAACGGCGCCGCAAACGGATGCCGCAGCCCCCTTTTACGACGTCGACAATGCAGCAGGAATGTGTCGGTAAACTTAATTTCGGCGCGAAAAAGACGATGATGTTGGCCCAACAGCTCTATGAAGGGCTTGATATCGGCGACAAAGGCCACGTCGGCCTGATCACGTATATGCGTACCGATTCGACGCGTATCAACGATGATATGGTGCAGGCGGCGCGGGAATTTATTTCCGCCCGTTACGGTTCCGAATATGTTCCTGCCAAGGCGCATACGTATAAGACCAAGCAGTCGAGTCAGGACGCGCACGAGGCCATCCGCCCGACATCGCTCGAATTGACGCCGGCAGCGGTGGCGGCCTACCTCTCGCGTGATCAGCTGCGTCTGTATACGCTGATTTGGAACCGGTTTTTGGCGAGCCAGATGGCGCAAGTCGAAACGGAACATATGACGATCACCATTATGAGCGGCGATTACGAAATGCGCGCCGCCGGTTATACCGTCCTTTTCAAAGGATTTACGGAATTGTATGAAGATGCCAAAAACGACAAGACCGCTGCCGTTTTGCCGCAGCTTAAGACCGGTACGGTCGTTCATAATCGGAAAATCGACAGACAACAGCATTTTACGCAGCCGCCGCCGCGATACACGGAAGCCAGCCTGATCAAGACGCTGGAAGAAAAGGGGATTGGCCGCCCCAGTACGTATGCGCCGATTATGGATACGATTCAGAATCGGAATTACGTTGAAAAGAAAGACAAACAATTTGTTCCGACAGAGTTGGGCGTCGTCATCGTCAACTTATTGAAAGAATATTTTGAAGGGATTATCAACGTCAGCTTTACGGCCCATATGGAAGAAGAGCTTGACGCTATCGAACAGGGCAGCGATACATATGCCCACGTTCTCGGCGAATTTTACGACGTCTTCCGACCGGAGATCGAAGAAGCCGAAGGACATATGGAAAAAGTCACCGTAGCCGGCCAGGATTCCGGGCAGGTTTGCGAACGCTGCGGCGCGCCTATGGTCTATAAATTCGGCCGTTTCGGCAAATTTCTCGCCTGTTCGAATTTTCCCGACTGCCGCAATACGAAAGCCATCGTCGAAGACCTCGGCATTACTTGCCCCCAGTGCGGCAAGGGGACGCTGATCAAGCGCAAATCAAAGCGGGGCCGTATCTTTTACGGCTGCAGCACCTATCCGGAATGCGACTTTGTCCTTTGGAACGAGCCTGTCGATAAAAAATGCGCCAAGTGCGGCAGCATCATGACGGTCAAGCATTATAAAAAAGGACCGGACAAACTGTTTTGCAGCAATAGCGAATGTGAAAATCATAAAAAAGGTGAGATCGTAAATGAAGAATAG